DNA sequence from the Cyanobacteriota bacterium genome:
ATACCACGAGGAACACCTTCTAAGGCTTCTTCTTCCGTGTCAAAAATTTCAAACACGGAGTCCATCATGGTGACCTCAAACACTAGCTTTGCCTCTGGATGGACGTTGCAAATACGAAAGCTGCCTGCAACCTTCTCAGCATCCCTCATGCCTGCCACTAGTGATGTCAAGCCAGAACTATCGATAAAGTTGACTTGACCCAAGTTAACCACGACATGAGGACTGAGTTTATTGATACATT
Encoded proteins:
- a CDS encoding STAS domain-containing protein, which codes for MEQRTHTTQDGTTVIVLTPSGRLDITTAWQFRLKLQECINKLSPHVVVNLGQVNFIDSSGLTSLVAGMRDAEKVAGSFRICNVHPEAKLVFEVTMMDSVFEIFDTEEEALEGVPRGIAS